Below is a genomic region from Ziziphus jujuba cultivar Dongzao chromosome 7, ASM3175591v1.
CAACAGTAGACAAACCAAAGAGCTAAATAAAATAAGCCTTCACTAATCATCTGCTTCAGTTTTCTAACCAACAAATCACTACATTTTGTTCTAGTTACTGTAATTCATGGCGACCATTCTTGTCCAACCACCATTTCCAGCTTCCCATATAATTCCTCCAAACATGATGAAAACTCCAAGATTAGTCCCCACTATACATCCAAGGACAAGCATTACAAGATTTGGTGAATTCCCTTTCGGATCGATGCCAATATACATAACCAGGGTCACAGAACAAAGCTCTGGCCTTGTTGGGGATGAGACATTTACCCACATCAAATCAGAACTTTATCAAGCACTTGAAGGTTTGTTTTGTTGCATCCCAGCATCATATTTCATCTTCTTTCTAACTTAACCTACTTTGAGGAACATGGTGATGAAATTTGAAATCATTGTTGAAATGGGTAACTGCTTATTTTATCAAGGAATTAATAGAGGGATTTTTGGGGTCCCTTCTGCAAAGAAAACTGAGATTGAAGATCTGGTGAAGATGCTAGAGTCTCAGAATCCCACTCCAGATCCGTCTTTAAATCTAGAAAAGGTATATCCAAGTGAGATTTTTGCAAGTTGACTTGAGTTGGTGGCAATGGTTTTCCTTAaaaattattctcttttcctgCTATGATTGGAAGGTAGCTGGATCCTGGAAGCTTTTATACAGTACAATTACGATCTTAGGGTCCAAGAGAACAAAGCTAGGGTTGAGAGATTTCATCTCCTTAGGTGATTTTTTCCAGATCATTGATGTTTCTAAGGTACAAGATTCTGATCATATAAGATTAGATCCAAAATTTTGTAGTGAACACTAATAGGTGTTTTTATCAGTAATTTATGTGCAGAAAGCAGTATGGTTGTTCAGATATAAAGAATTTCCAAAATGCATAATAAGTTAGTCAAATGTTTTCCTTGATTTAGAATGTTTTAGTTTACCGtcagttgttattatttattttttgaaaaaaaaaaaaaaaaaaaaaaaactaagtttgccattaaatttttttctgtaTTCCATGAATTGTAAGGTACTTTTCTTTTGTCTTGTCACAATGTCTCAACATTCATTGCTATGCCAAACTGGAGAGTAAAGCAGTTAATGTAATCAAGTTCAATGTGAGAGGTTTCAAATTGTTAAATGGACAGCTGAAAATTGAGGCCTCCTTCAAGATTGCATCCAAATCAGTTAAGATATCTCTGCCCTTTTGCTttcatctcttttttctttgatatGATTAGAACCTCTCAATATGCCAGTGATAAGTCATATTCCATAAAACATATTTCGTTTTAAATTTTGCAGAGAGTTGATATAAGCTATGATAACTCAACAATAACTCCAGATCAGGTATGATGTTCACTGAAAATCATGAAATTGATTTTAACCATGCCCTACTCACTTTATTATGTTATGCTATTTGTTTTCGTTCTAACTTGAGTTCATTTGATCATGTTTGTAAACCCATAGTTAATGAACGTGTTCCGGAAAAATTATGATCTTCTTCTTGGCATATTCAATCCAGAGGGTTGGCTTGAAATCACGTATCCTAAAGTGTTTCAGTTACACTGTATTTAATATCTTGCATGTCAAATGAAAGATGATTTTGCTTGCTGTATTATTTTGAACGTCAAAATATTCTACTTCTGTCTTAACTCAATCATCATAGATATCTTGATGATACATTGAGGATAGGGAGGGATGATAAAGCCAACATTTTCATATTAGAGAGATCAGAAAATAATTCAATCATAAGCCTTGATTAATCCCAATAAACTTCTGCGCTTAAAGATCAGCACAGGAAGATTTAGTTTATTACTGTGAGTAAAGCACGGGAGCATTTGTCGGGTCAACTTTTTTGTTGTACCTTTAACTCATACGTATATGTTTACAGCTCCATGTCTGCAGGCATATTTTCAAGACAAAAAGTCAAGGTGAAATCTAGAGGTGAttgaaatttttcatttttatattttacagaCTAGCTTGTACTCTGTATCTACATAATATGCACATTCTTTCACACATTTCAATTAATGACACATCATATGATATTTTTAAGTTTCCTTGTCCATCCATCAGCAAATTATTCAAGCAAATGTTTTCTATGCTAagcattttccatttttctgaTCAAAACTCTCTGTAGACATTCCTATCTCAGATAATTTGGCCATTTAGCACTGCTCCCCCGACCTAATTGTATCATAATGTAACTcacttttgtttcttcttttctatAACATAATTGTCTTCAGTGACTGACTCTCCTTGTACCAAAGTTTTACATTCTTAACTCCGTTTTTTGATTGAGTTTTATGTGCGAGCTGAGAAATTAACATTTCATCATATGCTAAGAGAAAATTAGATAATATACAAATGTCTGTTGAGTGGTGCTGGTTCCTCAAAACTCTGCCAGGAGCTACCACTCATATGACAGCGCTGGTGGTAGATCCAGTCTCACATAAGCATATATTGTAATGCCTTCTTCAATATTACCTGGTTCACAGTTCTTTGGTGCCGTATTATTTACGGGAAATGGCATTGAAGTAGAGAAaagtttttttaactttttttgggaaaagaaGAGCAGAAAATGTCTACTTTGATGAGACAAacctcaaaattttcataagcGTTTGCTAAAGAGTTTTAATATGCTGATAAAAAGGTGGCAtaggatttttcatttttatttctggTTTATCTACACCAATTGCAAGCTtgtatttttgtgtgtgtgtgtgtgagatcTGAACTGCTTGACATGTATAGGTGTTAAGGACTCTTcgacctttatttattttctttcttctgcatggaagagagaaaaagaaaacagtagTGCTACAAACACTAAGTTTTTTATAATAACCATAAACACCAAATTGTTTATCTTGGCAAAGATGATGTGATATTATTGTTTgctgaaaattcaatatatttaaatgtCGATAAGCAAACTTTTTGAAGTGGTaagtaaaattcaaaataaactaaaaataaactaataagaTAACAATATGTTATCTTGTTGCATCATttgttaaacaatttaatatccCTGGCAATGGGATAAAATGAAGTTTAGCTATTGATTTGGTTTCCCTAGCTGCGGAGAGTTTTATATGGAGATTTACCAAGTTGCAGTTTTTGATTtagaaaaacaatttttcatGCCTTGAATCGTGTATTTCTAGAGCCAAGCTGAGATCTCTTAATAACAGCTTCTAGCTGGCTTAAAAGTGCTCCATCAAAATTATTCACTAAACTAATGACGcattagattaaaaattaataaatgaataaataatcactCTAGTAGGCATACAACACTAGGTTCTTCAAGGCAAAATCTAGTACCAAAGTGGTCATTTCTTTCAGCTAAGATTAAGAGCTAGAATCTTTTTACCTTcaacatcaaaaaaataaaaataaaaatttcccaATCTTTGACTTTTTTGTAACATATTCTTCGAAAATGACCCAATAAATATCCCACCACTCTTGCCAAAAGGACCCAAAGTTATCCGCCACTCTTATACTCTTTCCAGCAATGGCTTCCAACCTGTTCTTcaatctctttctcttttattgtcttttcttctccatcatcatcttccCCTCCATAGCCAAAACTTCTTTTAGACCAAAAGCTCTCCTCCTTCCTCTATACAAAGACCCTTCCACCCTCCAATACCTTACCAAAATCAAACAAAGAACCCCTCTGGTTCCCATCAAACTCACAGTAGATCTTGGTGCTGAATTTCTTTGGGTAGACTGCGAGCAAGGTTATGTCTCCTCCACCTTTAAGTCACCTCTTTGCAGCTCAGCTCCGTGCTCTCTTCTCTATCCCAAGATCTGCGGTCGCTGCGTTTCACCCACTTTCTTGCCAGGCTGCAATATTGATAACATATGCATTATCCATCCCTACAATCCTTTGATCTGGACATTCATCAGCGGTAGGTTATCCCAAGACATGTTCTCCATTCAGACCACCAACGGCTTCAATCCAGGTAGACATGTTTCTCTGCCTAactttctcttctcttgtggggACACTTCCCTCTTGCAAGGTCTGGCTAGCGGTGTCAAGGGCATGGCTGGTTTGGGAAGGACCAAAATTGGACTACCTTACCAATTTGCTGCTGCTTTTAGCTTAAAGAGAAAGTTCGCTATTTGCTTGAGCTCTTCAACAAGATCTAAAGGTGTCATATTCTTTGGCGATGGTCCTTTTGCTTTTCTTCCTAACATTGATCTCTCTAAGTCTCTTACTTATACTCCACTCCTCATCAACCCTATAAGCACCGGCGGATTTCTCTATCCGGGCAAGAAATCTGCAGACTACTTCATAGGAGTAAAGTCTATAAAGATCAATGACAAAGTTGTCCACTTGAATACTTCTTTGCTATCAATTGACAATAAAGGTAGAGGTGGAACGAAGATTAGCACAGTCGATCCTTATTCAGTCCTGGAGACCTCCATATATAACGCTTTCATCGATGCATTTGAGAAAGCAATGGGAGATCAAGTGACAAGAGTAGCAGCTGTGGAACCATTTGGGGCTTGCTTTAACTCGACCGGTATTGGAAGTACTAGAGTTGGTGCGGCTGTGCCGACCATTGACCTTGTGTTGCAGAATAACAATGTGTTTTGGAGGATATTTGGAGCAAATTCCATGGTTGAGGTTAGGAAGGATGTTCTGTGCCTTGGATTTGTTGATGGAGGTGTTGGAGCAAAGGCTTCCATTGTGATTGGAGGGCATCAATTGGAAGACAATTTTCTTCAGTTCGAATTAGATTACAACAGGCTTGGATTCAGCTCCTCATTGCTCTTCAGACAAACCACGTGCTCCAACTTCAACTTTAcgactaattaatatttatgccTAAAAGTAAACCTCATGAGGTCAACCATGTTGTTTTTTTACGAAAGATGCATCTAATTGACTAGTTCTGATTTAAATAAGGATTTTCCACACTAGTGGATGGTGCTATTCAATTGtcatgaatgaatgattttttttttttttttttaattttctttacgAATATGGGGATTCAAACTCAAACTTATTGCCTTAGGAGAGTCACTTGCCACTTGATTgtcgacctttttttttttctttttttttcttttttttggttgaaaatgagGATTATTAATTTGTTAGTAATTAATGACGAATGCTCAcaaaacttttgtttttgtttttgtttttttttttttataagaaattgTTCTTGATTTCAAAACAAGGATATtgcaaaaaatcaaaagagaaggAAATCAAAACAGGGAATGTTTCACAAGATGTATAACGTTATACTAATTATGCGaagttttataatatagaaaagtttattaattatattatcaattaatatttaggtgctttttcaaaacaaaaagtgcttcatgttttaattaaaacattactagatgtttaaaattttcctactttatttttaaaagcgtTGTTCATAATTTTTAACTAAACACCTAATTGGTAAAAAATCCCCTTCCCCAATGTTGAAATCAAAAACATAAACTGCAAAACTAACTGTTTCTTTATCAAGTGTTATCTGACAACAAaattaccacaaaaaaaaaaaaaaaagttgttatcTGACAACTATACTACAGATTAAAagcaaaactaattaaaagcaCTTGTTTTAGCACAACAAACACACccatatatttagtaacattttaGAATGTTTTACGTCATTGAGATATCAAATTATGGatcaaaatactttttttttttttttataacaaggtGGGGAAGAGAGGATTTTTACCAAGGTTAGAAGTATAATCTCATGATTTTTATTACCGTGCCAAGCCTAGAAATACCGTCAAATGCCTTTGAATGCAAATGCATAACTAAACATCTAAGAGCATCTTCAATACTTATTTCTATTGAAgtctatgtggtattaattttaGAAAGTGTTTATACTTATATAgcattatttctatttaatatataatattttaagcaaTTTCTCTCCAATGAGTTCTGTTTAGAATATCTTTAAATgctaatgtgtaattttttattttaaaattatatctaattaaaaaaatcaaaaactcacgcagaagttttttcttttaacaaaaatcaataaaaataaataagatgcTGACTCAGTATGTCTAACAAAACTTCCAGAAGTAGACAGTGTCCTTcatagtttctattttttttgttgccaCATCAGCTTGACAGAACTAATGCACAGAACCATTGcagaagattttttttaaaatcttatctatTTATCTGATGCGACAAACGATTTTTAAATAGACAGAGAACCATTGGAGATGCTATAATTATTTCTCTATAAGTATTACCTGATAATAAAAttacccaaaaaccaaaaaaaaaaattaattaaattaaaaaaataatattatcggACAACAATACTACAAAATAAAAGCACTATTAATTAAAAGCATTTGTGAAAAAGCGCAATAAGTACACCCATATATCTAGTAACATTTTAGAATGTTTTACGTGGATCAAAatgtatttttactttttattacaATATTGGGTGAGAGGATTTTTTCCTAAGGTTAAAAGTATAGTTTCATTGGTTTTATCACTGTGCCAATCTAGAAATACtattaaatatcttttaatgAATGCGaagacatatataattttgaatctttatttcatggattttttttttattttaccttcttcttttttttttctttttttttttttgggttcaaaaaAACCAACGGGTGCATCAAGATAGATAGTTTTGTTATCCTTAATATGGTTTCTACtacaaaatacataaacatCAAATACACacataaaaagaatataatagaaaaacatCTTTATTTTAGTCAAGGCAAAAATTTGATTCTTTGACCTTAAAACAATTTTCTTCCTGCATTGGTGCTCAACAATCTAATAGATGGCGAATGTCTCCAAGATATATCGATTACTTTTGGAGAATAGTGGCActccaaattctcaaaaataacaaacaacttttgtgtttttctttctctattttatttgaatgattgataagataaaataataaatatttctttttgttcttatgTTTCAATCCTAGAAATCATTGTTATTTATAGGAAAGATTGTATCTAGTACAAAGAAACTCAATGCTTTAGATTACACGAAGCCTTAAAAGTTGTTTCGTTTTCAATAAAAGGCACATTTCCACTCTGAAATCATATTCTTTCACTAAAATattgtttcttattatttattttttaaaataaaattctagtaTTTTAACTATTATggcaaccaaataaataaataatacttataatttctattcacaAAATTCCTACAATCCCCACATGAATAGAAATTAATGCAAGATGACTATGCATGCACTAAAGAGAGTTTAACGAAAAGAAACTATATCAGGATAGATAGGTTTAGGCCTTGAATCTTCCATAGTAAATAACTATCGAGTTTACTAGTCGATCAATATGCATAGTGTTTTGAATTCTCAACTTTTGATGTAAATTGAGACAATAACCAACACAAAATTCCTTTTCTGcacaaaatttgttttcatcattgtgttcattttggccttgaacaacCTAGTTTTCATAAATGCTTTAGAGAATTACGCCTTTTATAATTCTCATAAAAGCATGCCCCACTTCTACATTTATATAGGTGACTGTTTATAAGAAATATCCTTTCATATTTGACTTAGATTCCAAGATATAGacatcattaaaagcatagctTATCCTAATAACACACTATAGGCAATATTGTTTTACCTTAGAAATGGGAAGAagtattttctcttttaatacTTCACAATATTACTTTGTGAACCATAATCATACATACTTACGTTATCCTGTTGAACCTAGACCCTAAGATCTCCATTCAGCTAGGTTGGGTTTTCATTTATGATGATTCGTTAGATCTAGGCTTTAATCCCATTCTCCTTGATGATTTATAAACTTTCTCTCTAGACAAACCTTTAGTAAATAGATCCACTAGATTGTCTTTTGATTTTACATattcaataattataatttcattaGAGAGAAGTTGTTGAACGTTATTATGTCTTCGATGTATATGTTGAGATTTACCATTATACATATTAGTTTGTGCCCTACCAATTGCtaattgactatcacaatgaaCACATATAGTAGGCATAGCCTTTGACCAATTTGGAATATCTTCTAAAAACTTTCTAAGCATTCCGCTTATTCTCCAACTTTATCTAAAGCTATAAATTTAGATTCCATAGTTGGTCTCGCAATACAAGTTTGTTTTTAAGATTTCTATGACATAGCAACACCTCCAAGTGTAAACACATATCCACTTGTAGACTTTGAATCTTTTGTATCTAATATCTAGTTAGCATCACAACATCTTTCTAACACagtaggatatcttgtataatgTAACTCATATGTCATTATATGTCATGGTATATCTTAAGTATTCTAAAACTCTAATTAATGCTTTCCAATGATATTTATTGGAGTTACTAATAAATCTACTTAACTATTAACAACATAAGCTATGTCTGGTCATATGCAATTTGAGATAAACATTAAGCTTCTATAATTCTAGACTATTCCAATTGATATGCACTTGAACATGATTTTTATCTAAGTGTAAAGTTATATTAACATAGTCTTTGCTAGACCTCCATCATACTTATCAAatttctcaaataaatttttaatgtaatgaGATTGTGAAAGAACTATTCCATCTAATGTCTTAGTAATTCTaatacctaaaatcacatccgTTTCACCTAGttctttcatatcaaacttattaGTCAACATCTTTTAGTAGCTTTAATAATTTCCATATTGCTACCAATTATTAGCATGTCATCTACACACAAGCAAATCATGACATACCCTTTTTGAGTATTTTATAATGTACATATTTATCACACTCATTAATTATGAACTCATTTGTCATCATAACATTATCAAATTTCTCATGCCATtgttttggtgtttgttttaatCCATACAATGACTTAACTAACTTGCATACTTTCTTCTCTTGTGCTGGATCTATAAACCCTTCTAGTTGTTCCATGTAAATCTCTTCTTCTAAATCTTcatttaaaaaggcattttttacatccatttgatgtatttcAAGAGTATACAAAGCTGCTATtgcaatcaaaattcaaattgatgTAATTCTAGTTACTAgtgaataagtatcaaaatagtCCAAGTCTTCATTTTGCTTATAACATTTAGCCACTAGTCTAACTTTGTATTTATCAATTGTACCACctaattttaatttccttttaaaaatccatttataaTCCACCGGTTTAGTACTAGGTGTAAGATCTACCAACTTCCATATATGATTTCACATTATGGAATCAATTCCATTATCAATTGCTTCCTTTTAAGATGGAGCTTCAGGAGTTGACATTGCTTTTTTGAAGGTTTGAGGTTCATcttccaacaaataaatcataaaatcaagaccaaatgatttaaatattttagttctCTTACAACATCTTGGTTCATCCTCTTTCCCTTCATTTGTGTCTTTTTGAGTTTGATTAATGGTAACCATATCCTCATGAGACCTTTTTAGTAGACTATCTATTTTTCCTATTTAGTAAGGAAAAATATCTTCAAAGAAAGTTACAGTTCTCGATTTTATAATGGTGTTGACATGTAtgtcaaaaatatcaaattcattcaccaaaaatcaatatgcactactattttgtgcatagccaattaaaatattgtcaatagTTTTAGAtcatattttgacttttttaggAAAAGGTATTGCAACTTTAGTAAAACATCCCCATGTTTTCATATAATTTGCTTCCTTAAAGGTTTGAGGTTCATTTCCcaacaaataaatcataaaatcaggACCAAATGACTTAAATGTTTTAGTTCTCTTACTACGTTCTGGTTTAtcctctttttcttcatttgtgTCTCTTTGAGTTTGATTATTGGTAACATTATCCTCATGAGACATTTTTAATGAACTATCTATTTTTCCTATTTTGTAAggaaaaaatatcttcaaagaAAGATGCAATTCTCAATTCTATAATGGTGTTGACATGTGTGTCATGAATATCAGATTctatatgcactactatttttgTACATAGCCGATGAAAATACGGTCAATAGTTTTAGGTGTTATTTTGACCTTTTTAGGAAAAGATACTACAACTTTAGTAAGACATCCCACATTTTTGTATACTTATATGTAGATTTTCGACCTTTCCATAACTCATATGGTGTTTTATCTAACCTCTTATGAGGTAGCTTATTTAGAATTTGATTGGAAGTCAATAAAGCTTCTCCTCATAAATTTTGTGGTAAACAGATAAGCAATAAAGaattcattatttcttttaaagtaagATTTTTGCgttcagctatgccattttgttGTGATAAATAAGGAGTGGTTGTTTGATATATAATACCATGTTCTAAATAGGATTCCTCAAAAGGTGATTCATACTCACCTCCTCTATCACtcctcaaaatttttatttcttgctTAGTTGGTTTTCTACCTCATTTTTATTGTGTTTAAACATTTCAATTGCTTCATCTTTGCTTCACAATAAATAAACGTAACAATATCTTGTAAATCAtctataaaagtaataaaatatctttttCCACGTCtagttgtatatattttaaatcacatatatcgGTATGAATTAATTCTAGAGGTTCTGTACTCTTTTGTACATTTTGAAATGGGGTTCTAGTTAATTTAGCTTTTACACATGTTTCACATCTATGATTAGAGTTAATCTCAAATTTAGGTAATAAGTCCATGTTCATTATTTTATGTAGTGCATCATAATTTACATGTCTTAGCCTACCATACCATAAATTAAATGACTCCATAATATATGTAGAAGAGTTAaccctattattattattaacaggAGGTACAATAGTTAGTACGTTCATTTTAAATAGACCATCAATTAAATAACACTTTACACATACGTCCCATTTTTAATGAGTACAAGTTTGTCAGCCACAAAGATTAACTTAAATCCATTTTTCATTAGCAAAGACCCcataaattagatttttttcttatttcaggTACATGAAGAACAGTATTGAGAGTAAGTTCCTTGCTGGATGTAATCTTTAGAACTATTTTTCCTTGGCCTTCAACCTTAGATCTTAGGAATTTCGCATATAAAGATGTTTTCATGTGTACACACCATGATAAGTAGTAAACATGTTCCTATTGGAACATATGTGTCTAGTAGCACTAGTGTCGACCCACCATTCTTTGTTATTACAAACCAAAGTCACTTCAGAAAACACAGCAATAAGGTTCATTTCTTCTATGTCAATTGATAATTTATCTTCCTCTGTCATGTGTGTTGAGATTTATTCTTCTTGTTGTTACTCTATGCTTTCCAATTTCTACATTCATTTACATGAAGACCTTGCTTGTTGCACACAAAGCATTTCCTTTTGAATTTCTTGGCATTCCCTTGGCTATGATTTTGCCCAGAatactttctctttttcctatttttctaTCCGTTTTCAATCACATTGGCTTTGGCTTCCAAATAATGAGTTTTAATCTTATTTTCAGAGTTGGACtgtctttttcaattttaagatGAACAATTAGATCTTCAAGACTTATTTCCTTATGTTTATATTTCAAATAGTTCTTGAAATCTTTCCAACAAGGTGACAACTTTTCTATAACAACAACAACTTGAAAGGATTAACTCAAAGTCATCTTTTCAGCATGTATTCATGAAGAATCAATTGGAGTTCTTGTACTTGGTTCAtaacaattttagaatccaacATTTCGAAATCTAGAAACTTTCTAACCACTACATGCCACGTCCTCAGTTTTATACTTCTTATCCAAGCATTCCCAAAGCTCTTTAGAAGTCTCAATTGGACTATACACATAATATAGTGTGTTGTCCAAACCAATGAGGATGTAGTTCTTGCATAGAAAATCTCCATGTTTCCATGCATCCATGGCTGCTACAGTTGTCCTATCTGTTTCATTCTCATTAAGGATGGGAGTCTTCtcattcaaaaaatttgtcaaatttagAGTTGTGAGATAAAAGAGCTTTTTTTGTCGccatcttttaaaatctgcACCATTGAACTTTTTGGGCTTCTCTCCATGATTCACATGAGCAAGGATAGAATTTTGGCTTGTATTTGCCATTTGTTTGTTAAGAAAAGTTATATACCAAATTACTTTAAAAGTATACTTCAACAATTTTGCACAAAATGAAGtatccaaaatatattaaacaaaagTAAAGATCCAATAATCaaagtgtgtatatatgtagaaCAAATTATGGAACTTTGTAGATATAAACGAAAAATGTATAtaactatataataattatattgcaatgtatatatataaatgaatgggAAGAACTTTTACACAGATTAAAACCCAAGTCAACAGATCCTAAACGTAATCAATTGAAAGTCataacaattgaaaataaaggcaatttatataaatgtaatCACCAAGGGACATATATCAAACATGTAGCAAACATCAATATGTATTAACCAAAATAAAGTCAGTAGAGGATTCAAATAAACTGAACGAAATTGCAATTTATAgatcaatgtatatatattgcaacAATGATGAAAGCATGATAGATaaaacccaaatatatatatatatatagaagtaaataaagtatatatataaata
It encodes:
- the LOC107404784 gene encoding fibrillin-5, chloroplastic isoform X2, which translates into the protein MATILVQPPFPASHIIPPNMMKTPRLVPTIHPRTSITRFGEFPFGSMPIYITRVTEQSSGLVGDETFTHIKSELYQALEGINRGIFGVPSAKKTEIEDLVKMLESQNPTPDPSLNLEKVAGSWKLLYSTITILGSKRTKLGLRDFISLGDFFQIIDVSKRVDISYDNSTITPDQLMNVFRKNYDLLLGIFNPEGWLEITYLDDTLRIGRDDKANIFILERSENNSIISLD
- the LOC107404784 gene encoding fibrillin-5, chloroplastic isoform X1, which gives rise to MATILVQPPFPASHIIPPNMMKTPRLVPTIHPRTSITRFGEFPFGSMPIYITRVTEQSSGLVGDETFTHIKSELYQALEGINRGIFGVPSAKKTEIEDLVKMLESQNPTPDPSLNLEKVAGSWKLLYSTITILGSKRTKLGLRDFISLGDFFQIIDVSKSKAVNVIKFNVRGFKLLNGQLKIEASFKIASKSRVDISYDNSTITPDQLMNVFRKNYDLLLGIFNPEGWLEITYLDDTLRIGRDDKANIFILERSENNSIISLD
- the LOC107404785 gene encoding probable aspartic proteinase GIP2 isoform X2, with product MASNLFFNLFLFYCLFFSIIIFPSIAKTSFRPKALLLPLYKDPSTLQYLTKIKQRTPLVPIKLTVDLGAEFLWVDCEQGYVSSTFKSPLCSSAPCSLLYPKICGRCVSPTFLPGCNIDNICIIHPYNPLIWTFISGLASGVKGMAGLGRTKIGLPYQFAAAFSLKRKFAICLSSSTRSKGVIFFGDGPFAFLPNIDLSKSLTYTPLLINPISTGGFLYPGKKSADYFIGVKSIKINDKVVHLNTSLLSIDNKGRGGTKISTVDPYSVLETSIYNAFIDAFEKAMGDQVTRVAAVEPFGACFNSTGIGSTRVGAAVPTIDLVLQNNNVFWRIFGANSMVEVRKDVLCLGFVDGGVGAKASIVIGGHQLEDNFLQFELDYNRLGFSSSLLFRQTTCSNFNFTTN
- the LOC107404784 gene encoding fibrillin-5, chloroplastic isoform X3, producing the protein MATILVQPPFPASHIIPPNMMKTPRLVPTIHPRTSITRFGEFPFGSMPIYITRVTEQSSGLVGDETFTHIKSELYQALEGINRGIFGVPSAKKTEIEDLVKMLESQNPTPDPSLNLEKSKAVNVIKFNVRGFKLLNGQLKIEASFKIASKSRVDISYDNSTITPDQLMNVFRKNYDLLLGIFNPEGWLEITYLDDTLRIGRDDKANIFILERSENNSIISLD
- the LOC107404785 gene encoding probable aspartic proteinase GIP2 isoform X1 produces the protein MASNLFFNLFLFYCLFFSIIIFPSIAKTSFRPKALLLPLYKDPSTLQYLTKIKQRTPLVPIKLTVDLGAEFLWVDCEQGYVSSTFKSPLCSSAPCSLLYPKICGRCVSPTFLPGCNIDNICIIHPYNPLIWTFISGRLSQDMFSIQTTNGFNPGRHVSLPNFLFSCGDTSLLQGLASGVKGMAGLGRTKIGLPYQFAAAFSLKRKFAICLSSSTRSKGVIFFGDGPFAFLPNIDLSKSLTYTPLLINPISTGGFLYPGKKSADYFIGVKSIKINDKVVHLNTSLLSIDNKGRGGTKISTVDPYSVLETSIYNAFIDAFEKAMGDQVTRVAAVEPFGACFNSTGIGSTRVGAAVPTIDLVLQNNNVFWRIFGANSMVEVRKDVLCLGFVDGGVGAKASIVIGGHQLEDNFLQFELDYNRLGFSSSLLFRQTTCSNFNFTTN